From the genome of Malus domestica chromosome 04, GDT2T_hap1, one region includes:
- the LOC103419498 gene encoding calcium-transporting ATPase 12, plasma membrane-type-like produces the protein MSLRSRKPAGEPAISDQEEFPTPKPYKRRWRLALTAIYFTRALTSLAKKLQTVNNSQLLYSLSFVTIDVQPKNQDDRNNARDKKHLPFVNIDQKTLADMVKEKNLELLSQFGGVRELAAVLETDMKGGVSGAEPDLIHRKNVFGTNEYQKPPVKGLLSFVLEAFKDPTIIILLVCAILSLGFGIKQHGLKDGWYDGGSIIVAVFLVVIVSALSNFKQSRQFEKLSSKSDDIRVEVVRDGLRRPTSIFDVVVGDLVCLKVGDQVPADGLFLEGHSLKVDESSMTGESDHIKINDRSNPFLLSGTKVTDGFGLMIVTSVGMNTLWGEMMSSISRDLDEQTPLQVRLNNLTSYIGKVGLAVALLVLVVSLIRYFTGNTVDVSGNREFGGRKMKFDDVMNGVVGIVAAAITIVVVAIPEGLPLAVTLTLAYSMKKMMNDNALVRKLSACETMGSATTICTDKTGTLTLNKMKVTEFWLGTQVMTEENITEIAPKVLHLLQEGVGLNTTGSICQPNSSFPEISGSPTEKAILSWSLFDLGMNIDEVKQGCEIIHVETFNSQKKRSGVLIRRNNEKGTQTHWKGAAEMILTMCANYYDETGALRVMDDEERKRVGSTIQNMASKSLRCLAFAHRMLEDENDQVPEKLEEGGMTLLGLVGIKDPCRPGVRTAVDGCRAAGVNVKMITGDNLHTARAIAFECGILKTDEDLETTESVVEGVQFRGYSPEERMERIDKIRVMARSSPFDKLLMVQCLKQKGHVVAVTGDGTNDAPALKEADIGLSMGIQGTEVAKESSDIVILDDNFASVVTVLRWGRCVYNNIQKFLQFQLTVNVAALVINFVAAVSSGKVPLTAVQLLWLNLIMDTLGALALATEEPTNDLMEKKPVGRTEPLITRIMWRNLIAQALYQITILLTLQFKGRSIFGVDEKVKNTLIFNTFVFCQVFNEFNARKLEKKNIFKGLLKSKLFLAIIGITIVLQLLMVEFLKKFASTERLDWGQWGACVGIAALSWPIGWLVKGIPVSGWQVPRLRAPALLNT, from the coding sequence ATGTCACTGAGGTCTCGAAAACCTGCTGGAGAACCAGCCATCTCCGATCAAGAAGAGTTTCCAACCCCGAAACCTTACAAGCGGAGGTGGCGGTTAGCTCTCACAGCCATTTACTTCACCAGGGCTCTTACTTCACTTGCCAAGAAACTACAAACCGTTAACAATTCCCAGTTGCTGTACTCCCTCTCGTTTGTAACCATAGACGTGCAACCCAAGAATCAAGACGATCGCAACAATGCACGTGACAaaaaacaccttccttttgtcAACATTGATCAGAAGACGCTTGCTGACATGGTGAAGGAAAAGAACCTTGAgcttttgagtcaatttggagGGGTTCGAGAATTGGCTGCAGTTCTTGAGACTGACATGAAGGGTGGTGTTAGCGGCGCTGAGCCTGATCTGATACACAGAAAGAATGTTTTTGGCACCAATGAGTACCAGAAGCCGCCTGTGAAAGGGTTGCTGAGTTTCGTGCTTGAAGCTTTCAAGGACCCCACAATTATAATACTTTTGGTATGTGCAATACTTTCCCTAGGGTTTGGTATTAAACAGCATGGCTTGAAAGATGGGTGGTATGACGGTGGCAGCATCATCGTTGCTGTATTCTTGGTTGTTATTGTATCTGCACTTTCCAACTTTAAGCAGTCAAGACAATTTGAAAAGCTTTCTTCGAAGAGCGATGACATACGTGTGGAAGTTGTGAGGGATGGACTGCGCCGTCCTACATCAATCTTTGATGTTGTGGTTGGTGATCTTGTGTGTTTGAAGGTCGGTGATCAGGTTCCAGCAGACGGTTTGTTCTTAGAAGGGCATTCGTTGAAGGTGGATGAGTCTAGCATGACCGGAGAAAGCGACCACATTAAGATCAATGATAGAAGCAACCCTTTTCTTCTATCAGGTACAAAGGTGACAGATGGGTTTGGCTTGATGATTGTAACTTCTGTGGGCATGAACACACTGTGGGGAGAGATGATGAGCTCGATCAGCCGCGATTTGGATGAGCAAACACCTTTGCAAGTGCGCCTCAACAACCTGACTTCGTACATTGGGAAGGTTGGTTTGGCAGTGGCTCTCCTTGTTCTTGTGGTTTCTCTAATTCGTTATTTCACAGGAAACACCGTAGATGTCAGCGGAAATAGGGAATTTGGAGGCAGAAAGATGAAGTTTGATGATGTGATGAATGGTGTTGTGGGGATTGTAGCTGCAGCAATTACCATTGTCGTGGTGGCGATTCCTGAAGGCCTGCCTCTGGCTGTTACTTTGACCTTGGCTTATTCaatgaagaaaatgatgaatgacaatgctttGGTTCGGAAGCTGTCCGCTTGCGAGACAATGGGATCGGCAACAACAATCTGCACAGACAAAACAGGTACTCTTACTTTAAATAAGATGAAGGTCACTGAGTTCTGGCTTGGTACACAAGTAATGACCGAAGAGAATATCACCGAGATAGCGCCTAAGGTCCTCCATTTACTCCAAGAGGGTGTTGGTTTAAACACAACCGGAAGTATTTGTCAACCAAATTCTTCATTCCCTGAGATTTCGGGTAGCCCTACTGAAAAAGCAATACTTTCATGGTCCTTGTTTGATTTGGGTATGAACATTGATGAAGTGAAACAAGGCTGTGAGATAATTCATGTAGAAACCTTCAATTCGCAGAAAAAGAGAAGCGGTGTTTTGATTAGGAGGAACAACGAAAAGGGTACTCAGACGCATTGGAAAGGAGCTGCTGAGATGATACTCACAATGTGCGCAAATTATTATGATGAAACTGGGGCGCTAAGAGTGATGGATGACGAAGAAAGAAAGCGTGTTGGATCAACCATTCAGAACATGGCATCAAAAAGCCTCCGGTGCCTTGCCTTTGCGCATAGAATGCTTGAAGACGAGAATGATCAGGTTCCTGAGAAGCTTGAAGAGGGTGGAATGACACTTTTAGGTCTTGTGGGTATAAAGGATCCGTGCAGACCAGGAGTCAGAACAGCAGTAGACGGTTGCAGAGCTGCTGGAGTGAACGTTAAGATGATAACTGGCGACAATCTGCATACTGCAAGAGCTATAGCGTTTGAGTGTGGGATACTCAAAACagatgaagatttggagactACTGAGTCTGTAGTAGAAGGGGTACAATTCAGAGGTTACTCACCTGAAGAGAGGATGGAAAGGATCGATAAGATACGTGTGATGGCAAGATCCTCACCATTTGACAAGCTTCTGATGGTGCAATGCTTGAAGCAGAAAGGCCATGTGGTTGCGGTCACAGGAGATGGCACGAATGATGCACCTGCGCTAAAAGAAGCAGACATTGGGCTTTCAATGGGAATCCAAGGCACCGAAGTTGCAAAGGAGAGCTCGGATATTGTCATCTTAGATGACAACTTCGCATCTGTTGTGACAGTTTTGAGATGGGGAAGGTGTGTGTACAACAACATTCAAAAGTTCCTCCAGTTCCAACTCACTGTCAACGTCGCTGCGCTTGTTATCAACTTTGTTGCTGCTGTTTCTTCTGGTAAAGTTCCACTGACTGCAGTGCAGCTGCTGTGGTTGAATCTCATCATGGACACCTTGGGGGCTTTAGCTTTGGCCACAGAAGAACCGACAAATGATCTCATGGAAAAGAAGCCCGTGGGACGAACGGAACCACTCATTACTAGAATCATGTGGAGAAACCTTATCGCTCAGGCCTTGTATCAAATCACAATCTTGCTAACCCTACAGTTTAAGGGAAGATCCATTTTCGGCGTGGACGAAAAGGTCAAGAACACCCTTATTTTCAACACATTTGTTTTCTGTCAAGTCTTCAACGAGTTCAACGCAAGAAAACTTGAAAAGAAGAACATATTCAAGGGGTTACTCAAGAGCAAGCTGTTTTTGGCAATAATCGGTATTACCATAGTTCTTCAACTGCTAATGGTGGAATTTCTGAAGAAGTTTGCCAGCACTGAGAGGCTGGACTGGGGGCAATGGGGTGCTTGCGTTGGAATTGCAGCATTGTCTTGGCCGATTGGCTGGCTTGTTAAGGGCATTCCAGTTTCTGGATGGCAGGTTCCAAGGCTAAGAGCACCTGCATTGTTAAACACATAG